In one Gossypium hirsutum isolate 1008001.06 chromosome D09, Gossypium_hirsutum_v2.1, whole genome shotgun sequence genomic region, the following are encoded:
- the LOC107892796 gene encoding uncharacterized protein has protein sequence MSVMWMSWSYCSKCYYRFDGSFEGVSDQHLQAHCHQFQEPSVSFCAHCCSHASAPADAVTTPTNRSCSSNSLNSTVWYPDSGATNHVTNYLENLKGAAAPYTGVTLISGHSTLISCSFIPSHAFSLVTVPITP, from the exons ATGTCAGTTATGTGGATGAGTTGGTCATACTGTTCAAAGTGCTATTATCGTTTTGATGGGAGTTTTGAAGGAGTCTCTGACCAGCATTTACAGGCTCATTGTCATCAGTTTCAGGAGCCTTCAGTCTCTTTTTGCGCTCACTGCTGTTCTCATGCGAGTGCCCCCGCTGATGCTGTGACTACTCCCACCAACAGATCGTGctcttcgaattctttaaattCAACTGTGTGGTATCCCGATTCAGGAGCAACCAATCATGTTACCAATTATTTGGAAAACTTGAAGGGAGCTGCAGCACCATATACAG GTGTTACCCTTATCTCAGGCCATTCAACTCTCATAAGCTGCAGTTTCATTCCAAGCCATGCGTTTTCCTTAGTTACAGTCCCAATCACGCCTTGA